In a single window of the Pseudomonas oryzihabitans genome:
- the ettA gene encoding energy-dependent translational throttle protein EttA codes for MAQYVYTMHRVGKVVPPKREILKNISLSFFPGAKIGVLGLNGAGKSTLLRIMAGVDTEIEGEARPMAGINVGYLPQEPKLDPEQTVRDVVEEAVGQIKQAQARLDEVYAAYAEPDADFDALAAEQAKLEAILQAADGHNLDRQLEVAADALRLPAWDAKVGVLSGGEKRRVALCRLLLSAPDMLLLDEPTNHLDADSVAWLEHFLHDFPGTVVAITHDRYFLDNVAGWILELDRGQGIPFEGNYSGWLESKAARLTQEAKQEAAHAKAMKAELEWVRSGAKARQSKSKARLQRFEEMQSQEFQKRSETNEIYIPAGQRLGDKVIEFKNVSKGYGDRLLIDDLSFVVPKGAIVGVIGGNGAGKSTLFRMIMGKEQPDSGTIEIGDTVQLASVDQSRENLSDTKTVWEQVSDGSDVIKIGNYEVPSRSYVGRFNFKGADQQKFVKDLSGGERGRLHLALTLKQGGNVLLLDEPSNDLDVETLRALEDALLDFPGAAIVISHDRWFLDRIATHILSYEDDSNVVFFEGNYTEYEADRKKRLGEAAAQPKRVKYKKLA; via the coding sequence TACGTCTACACCATGCATCGGGTCGGCAAGGTCGTGCCGCCCAAGCGTGAAATCCTCAAGAACATCTCCCTGTCGTTCTTTCCCGGCGCCAAGATCGGCGTGCTCGGTCTGAACGGTGCGGGCAAGTCGACGCTGCTGCGCATCATGGCCGGCGTCGATACCGAGATCGAAGGTGAAGCGCGTCCGATGGCCGGTATCAATGTGGGTTATCTGCCGCAGGAGCCGAAACTTGATCCCGAGCAGACGGTTCGTGACGTAGTCGAGGAAGCGGTCGGCCAGATCAAGCAGGCCCAGGCCCGTCTGGACGAGGTCTATGCCGCCTACGCCGAGCCGGACGCCGACTTCGACGCCCTGGCCGCCGAGCAGGCCAAGCTGGAGGCCATCCTCCAGGCCGCCGATGGCCATAACCTGGATCGTCAGCTGGAAGTCGCCGCCGATGCCCTGCGCCTGCCGGCGTGGGACGCCAAGGTCGGCGTGCTCTCCGGTGGCGAGAAGCGCCGCGTGGCGCTGTGCCGCCTGCTGCTGTCGGCCCCCGACATGCTGCTGCTGGACGAACCCACCAACCACCTGGACGCCGACTCGGTGGCCTGGCTGGAGCACTTCCTGCACGACTTCCCCGGCACCGTGGTGGCCATCACCCACGACCGCTACTTCCTCGACAATGTCGCCGGCTGGATCCTGGAGCTGGACCGTGGCCAGGGCATCCCCTTCGAGGGCAATTACTCCGGCTGGCTGGAATCCAAGGCCGCGCGCCTGACCCAGGAAGCCAAGCAGGAGGCGGCCCACGCCAAGGCGATGAAGGCCGAACTGGAATGGGTGCGCTCCGGCGCCAAGGCCCGCCAGTCCAAGTCCAAGGCCCGTCTGCAGCGCTTCGAGGAAATGCAGTCCCAGGAATTCCAGAAGCGCAGCGAGACCAACGAGATCTACATCCCTGCCGGCCAGCGGCTGGGCGACAAGGTCATCGAGTTCAAGAACGTCAGCAAGGGCTATGGCGATCGCCTGCTGATCGACGACCTGAGCTTCGTGGTGCCCAAGGGCGCCATCGTCGGCGTGATCGGCGGCAACGGCGCCGGCAAGTCGACCCTGTTCCGCATGATCATGGGCAAGGAGCAGCCGGACTCGGGCACCATCGAGATCGGCGACACCGTGCAGCTGGCCAGTGTCGACCAGAGTCGCGAGAACCTGTCCGACACCAAGACCGTCTGGGAGCAGGTCTCCGACGGCTCCGACGTGATCAAGATCGGCAACTACGAGGTGCCTTCGCGCAGCTACGTCGGCCGCTTCAACTTCAAGGGCGCCGACCAGCAGAAGTTCGTCAAGGACCTCTCCGGCGGTGAGCGCGGGCGCCTGCACCTGGCGCTGACCCTCAAGCAGGGCGGCAACGTGCTGCTGCTGGACGAACCCTCCAACGACCTGGACGTGGAAACCCTGCGCGCCCTGGAAGACGCCCTGCTGGACTTCCCCGGCGCGGCCATCGTGATCTCCCACGACCGCTGGTTCCTCGACCGCATCGCCACCCACATCCTCTCCTACGAGGACGACTCCAACGTGGTGTTCTTCGAAGGCAACTACACCGAGTACGAAGCCGATCGCAAGAAGCGCCTGGGTGAGGCCGCGGCCCAGCCCAAGCGGGTCAAGTACAAGAAGCTGGCGTAA
- the modA gene encoding molybdate ABC transporter substrate-binding protein has translation MIATRSRLLLALVAGALATPVLADEVQVAVAANFSAPLKAIGERFTQDTGHHLLISSGATGQLYTQIKNGAPFAVFLSADDSTPAKLEAEGAAVKGSRFTYAIGTLALWSPKAGYVDGEGAVLKQNTFSHLAVANPKTAPYGLAATQTLAKLGLTEAVAAKRVEGQNITQAYQFVATGNAELGFVALSQIYQDGQVKEGSAWIVPAALYEPIRQDAVLLEKGKDQAAAKALLAYLKGPQAAAVLKAYGYRQ, from the coding sequence ATGATCGCTACTCGCTCCCGCCTGCTGCTGGCCCTGGTCGCCGGCGCCCTGGCTACCCCCGTCCTGGCCGACGAGGTCCAGGTGGCCGTGGCCGCCAATTTCAGCGCGCCGCTCAAGGCCATCGGCGAAAGATTCACCCAGGACACCGGCCACCACCTGCTGATCTCCAGCGGCGCCACTGGCCAGCTCTATACCCAGATCAAAAACGGCGCGCCCTTCGCGGTCTTCCTGTCCGCCGACGACAGCACCCCGGCCAAGCTGGAAGCCGAAGGTGCGGCGGTCAAGGGGTCACGCTTCACCTATGCCATCGGCACCCTCGCGCTCTGGTCGCCCAAGGCGGGCTATGTGGACGGGGAGGGCGCGGTACTCAAGCAGAACACCTTCAGCCACCTGGCCGTGGCCAATCCCAAGACCGCGCCCTATGGCCTGGCTGCCACCCAGACCCTGGCCAAGCTGGGGCTGACCGAGGCGGTCGCGGCCAAGCGGGTCGAAGGCCAGAACATCACCCAGGCCTACCAGTTCGTCGCCACCGGCAATGCCGAGCTCGGCTTCGTCGCCCTGTCGCAGATCTATCAGGACGGCCAGGTGAAGGAGGGCTCGGCCTGGATCGTGCCGGCCGCGCTCTACGAGCCGATTCGCCAGGACGCGGTGCTGCTGGAAAAGGGCAAGGACCAGGCAGCCGCCAAGGCGCTGCTGGCCTATCTCAAGGGGCCTCAGGCGGCCGCGGTACTCAAGGCCTACGGCTACCGGCAGTGA
- the modB gene encoding molybdate ABC transporter permease subunit, whose protein sequence is MTLTAADWAAIRLTLELASVTTLLLLVLGTPLAWWLARTRSWLKGPLGALVALPLVLPPTVIGFYLLLAMGPEGWVGQLTEALGLGRLPFTFAGLVMGSLFYSLPFVVQPLQNAFEAIGPRPLEAAATLRASPLDTFFHVVLPLARPGFITAAILGFAHTVGEFGVVLMIGGNVPGRTQVVSTQIFNHVEAMEYPQAHLLAGGMLVFSFVILLLLYGRRGRSAWT, encoded by the coding sequence ATGACCCTGACCGCGGCGGACTGGGCGGCGATCCGCCTGACCCTGGAGCTGGCCAGCGTGACCACGCTGCTGCTGCTGGTGCTGGGCACGCCCCTCGCCTGGTGGCTGGCGCGTACTCGGTCCTGGCTCAAGGGCCCCCTCGGCGCCCTGGTGGCCTTGCCGCTGGTGTTGCCCCCCACGGTGATCGGCTTCTATCTGCTGCTGGCCATGGGGCCGGAAGGCTGGGTCGGGCAGCTCACCGAAGCGCTGGGCCTGGGGCGGCTGCCCTTCACCTTCGCTGGGCTGGTAATGGGCTCGCTGTTCTATTCGTTGCCCTTCGTGGTGCAGCCGCTGCAGAACGCCTTCGAGGCCATCGGTCCGCGCCCCCTGGAGGCGGCGGCCACCTTGAGAGCCAGTCCCCTGGACACCTTCTTCCATGTCGTCCTGCCGTTGGCGCGGCCGGGCTTCATCACCGCCGCCATCCTCGGCTTCGCCCATACCGTGGGCGAATTCGGCGTGGTGCTGATGATCGGCGGCAACGTGCCCGGGCGCACCCAGGTCGTCTCCACCCAGATCTTCAATCATGTGGAAGCCATGGAATATCCCCAGGCGCATCTCCTGGCCGGCGGCATGCTGGTCTTCTCCTTCGTGATCCTCCTGTTGCTCTATGGGCGCCGCGGGCGGTCGGCGTGGACATGA